Proteins from one Rosa chinensis cultivar Old Blush chromosome 7, RchiOBHm-V2, whole genome shotgun sequence genomic window:
- the LOC121050822 gene encoding uncharacterized protein LOC121050822, translating into MDPLKRRLISGEWKTIVDDSIRLYNAQKNRKGRKIVQWKNCAGIPEQLDDKTCGLWIMYYMKDIAEDKNQQWSAKWERKANHFYTQKDIDQVRAEWAKYISQFQQS; encoded by the exons ATGGATCCATTAAAGAGGCGACTCATCTCCGGTGAATGGAAAACTATTGTGGACGA TTCCATCAGACTATACAATGCACAGAAAAATAGGAAAGGCAGAAAAATAGTTCAATGGAAAAATTGTGCG GGCATTCCGGAGCAATTGGACGATAAAACTTGTGGACTGTGGATTATGTATTACATGAAAGACATAGCGGAGGACAAAAATCAACAGTGGAGTGCTAAg tgggaaaggaaagcaaatcacttctacacacaaaaagacATTGATCAGGTTCGGGCCGAGTGGGCAAAGTATatcagccaatttcaacaaagctaG